The stretch of DNA CATTATGAATTAGCATTAAAAGTGCAACCTCCGTTCAATATTTTCAGTAGCACAGCGTGTGCCTTCGAGGTGCTGTCAGTTCTTTCTCCAGCTCTCCACCCTCTACTTTCCACAAAACCATTTCACACATGGTATCTCAATGACAGGACAAGAATGgaagataaataaatgcatttttattctcCCCATAAGAAGTTCGTGGGGTCTTCGAAGTTACAACCATGTATGGTAGGCTTCCCTAGACACAGATGTCAACCCCAAGTTTTTCTTCAATAATTCCTCGGAAGAATAATCATTCCCAGTCTTTCTCAGGTTAGGAGAAAAGGGTTGGTTGGCTGGTTTAACACAGCCATCACTCCCGAGAGGGCTGCGGGGTCAGGCACCCGGGCTTTGGGGCGACAGGTTCAGGATGTGAAGCGATGCGTTCGGCTCAGCCCCTTTGAATTTAGGGTGAACAGGGGTTCCAGGACTACATTCCCTGCAGGGGCCGGCAGCGTCCTTGCTGCTTCCGTCCGCTGGGCCACGATCTCCTCCCCGGGTGCCGGAGAACATGAAGCCGAGTCcggggtggagggatggggccCGGGTGGAGGCCGCAGGCACCTGACTCACCTGAAGAGCCGGTCCCGGCCTTGGGTCTGGTTGGTGAAGCGGATGAAAGCGTCCATGGCGCCCGGCCCAAGACCATGCGTCGCACTGGGCTGTGTCGCGCGAATGGTCAGGGGCGGCCGTCGTCGGGTCCCCGCGGGAAGGTCAGTCTCCGCCGGCCCCAGGGACCGTCTCTCCGCCCCCGCAGGGGCGGGCGCCTATTCGAAACAACGACTTCTCGGGCTTCCGGCTGGGCCGGAAGTCGTGGTTACTAGGCAACATCAAGCTGCCAGCCCAGGTGAGAGAATCGTGGCTTCGGGCTTCCGGGGCTGCGGCTCCCGGTGGACTTCCACTTACCTTTGGGATCTCCTAGCAGGGGGAGCCGGGCTAGAGAGGGCCGGTCTCCAAGCCTCAGAAGGCCCCGGGGCGGCCTGCGCCTCCCGGCAGATCCTGGGTACCCAGGTTCTCCCGCGGAATCCCTAATGGAGATTCCCCTGAGTTTTCACTTGCGGATTGAAAGGCCTGGTCATTTCCCAGCTCTTTGCCTCCGCGTCCCTTGAGCAACACAGCTCCACTTCTGGGATAGGAAATGGTTAGAGCAGAGTTAAGCCAATGCTTGGAATGTATTTTTAGCATGAGAACTGGGTAAATGAGAGAACTTTCTGTTGGGATTATTTAACACTGCCAGAAGAGTGCTACCTGAGGAAATTCTCAAAGATTAACATGAACAAAATGGGGgcaaaaagagattaaaatgaaACTGCACAGTTGAtggaacttggcctctgtccacaggTAGAAACAGTAATGTGGAGTCAGAGTTttaggtgaaggagaaaaaagttgcttttattgctaggggtccaatcagagctgcaggtgccagccacagccatagccaggagggatctgagacacatctgcaaccacaccaaagctcacagcaacactgggtccttaacccactgagcgtggccagggatcaaacccaaatcctcatggatcctagtgaggttccttaccactgagccacaatggaactcctgtttttacctatttttgtgactcattttttcccctttcgtTGGCTTATTAGCTATAACTCTTTGTTTTATTACTTTAGTGGTTGCTTTAGGATTTAtaatatgcttttgtttttgttgttgttgttgttgttttttggcagagacagcatgcagaaattcccaggccagggattgaacccatgtcatagcagtgacaaccctgagtCCCTGTTGTTCTACATATGTTCTTAACCCCAcgttacattattatttttgtttaaacattttaaatatctcttaaagAGATTTACATAATAAGagaaattcttttatatttacctaCATATCTATCATCCagtgcttttcattcttttgtttagATTCACATTTCTCTCTGATGCCTGAAGGCCTTTCTTTCAcattattgttgctttttttttctttttacggctgcatctgcagcatatagaagttcccaggctagagattgaatcgtaactgcagctgccagcctataccacagccacagcattgccagatctgagctgcctctgcaacctatgctgcagcttgcagccatggcagatccttaattcactaagtgaggccagggattgaaccctcatctcatggatactggttggattcttaaccctctgagccacaacaggaactccctttgcaTTAGTTCTTATAATGCTGATCTGCTGCtgctgaattctttcagtttttgaatGTATAATAAGTCtgtattttaccttcatttattgAGATACGTTTTTTAACCTAGAATTCTTGATTGACAAATTTTTTCTGTTAATACTTCACTGCCTTCTCACTTGCAATGTTTCCTTCAGGAAATCTGTTGTTCTTTGTTCCTCTGTAAATGTCTTTCTATCTCTGGCTGCATTTCAAATtttgtctttatcattttttttttttttttgtcttttgtctttttagggccccacctgtggcatatggagattcccaggctaggggtataattggagctgtagccgccagcctacaccacagctcatggcaacaccagatccttaactcactgagtgaggccagggatcgaacccacaaccttatggttcctagtcggattcgttaaccactgagccacaacaggaactcctctttatcttATCACTAGTtttgattatgatgtgccttGGTATAAATTTCTTCATGCGTAATTTGCttaggatttgtttttcttcttgaatcTGTGGGTTTAGAGTTTtcatcaaaatttgaaaatttttgtcCATTATTTCtacaactgtttaaaaaaatctcttccctCATTTGAGGATTTCAATCACACTTATACTAGGCTACTTCAGATTATACCACAtgtcactcttttattttttttctttttttttctctttgtttcattttatttctgttgctgtgtTTTTAAGTGCACAAATCTTTTCTTTGGCACATTTAATTTGTcttgttttgaaatctttttatGAATCGAATTCATTGCATTTTTTCATCTGAGACATTGTAGTTTTCATCCCTAAAAGTTcagttgtgtgtttttaaatatttccacatCTTTACTTATCATATACAGCATTTCCTCTTGGTTTTTGGCCTGCTGAGTCTAATATCTGTTAATTATGACTCAGCTTCAAGTGACTGAGTTTTCTCTGTATTATGGCTTGTGGTTTCCTGCTTCTCTGCATGCCaggtaatttgtttttattggatCTTAGGCATTGTGAATTTTACTTCATTGGATGCTTGATCTCTTTGTAACTGAGCAAGGGCTGTTGTGCCCAAGGTGCAGAAAGCCAAACTCTGACAGCAGGTGTTTGCAGCATAGTAAGTGTTTATTGCAGAACCACCAAGCAAGGGAATGGGAGGAAAATCTCAGAACTACTCTGTCTTGTTCTTTGGGTTAGGGGTATTTTAAAGGAGAACAAAGAAACTGGCATTAATCATCATCTTGTGACATTTCTGTGACATGTCTTAATCACAGTTTCGGGAATCAGGATGTCTCTGATTTACAATCCTCTGGTCAGGTGGTCCATGGCTTGGGGGTCTGCGAGCTCATCCTGCCCTGAAGAAACAACCAGAGTGTGTACTTTAAGGATGATGTCTACATGTCTAAGTTTAGTACTTATGATGTTATCAACTACTGCGGTCTTAGTCATCTGATTCTGGGTGATTAGTGTTTAATCAGCACAGGCTTGAGTTCAGAGGAGACATAAAAGGGAATAAAGTTTCAGACAGAAAAATTAATCGCAAACTCAGTAAGGGTACCCTGTGTTAGGGAGCCTAGGTTGCATATTTGTATTCCTATAAGTCTTCTCCAGCTTTGTCTTGGTATATAGTTAAGTTACTAAGTAAGTTTGACCTTCTGACTTCTAAGATTTGATGGGTAATACCAGTACAGTGTTTATTCCAGGGTTAATTTTTCCCACTACTTGGCTAGACTCTTCTGAGTACTCTAGCCAGTGTTTGTGAATTAGGAGCTTTTCCCATTCTCACTAATGGAAACGGTTGTTATTCCCAGCCTTTGGTGAGTTCAGCTTGCTGTTCCCATGATTATTCAGGCGGTTCTTTCCTCTCAGACCCAGACTCACCTTTGCACTGGAAACATCACAGATGTGCTCCAGTGGGTAAGAGAAGATGGTGGGAGCAGAGCCTTTATATGACTTCCATGGATCCAAGACACTCTGACAGTGCAAGACCCTACTCCACTACCTATTAAGCATCTTAAAATCTACCCTGTGTTCCACattaaatgcctttttaaaactgtaacatttgaaagccttttttttttttttttttttttttgccatgcctgcaacatgcagaggttcctgggccagggatcaaacccatgccacagcagcaacccaaaccgctgcagtgacaacatgagatccttagcccactgtgccacaagggaactcctgaaagtcttAAACATTATGCACACTCAGAGTGGAGCCAATAagttgatttgggtttttttttttactcaatatttttttcGAGTCTCAAACATTTCTTGAAAAATCTCATAGGCTCTGGGCACTGTGCCTATAGAGCCCCTGGATGGCAGCAGCGGGACTAGAAAGGAAGGAACAAATTCAACAGTGAGAGTTGGAAGTACTTGAGCTacaccttattattttttttttttttagggccacacctttggcatacagaacttcacaggctaggagttgaatcagagccacaactgtgccacagccacgcaacgagggatccgagccgcatctgcaacctacatcagagctcacggcaatgccacatccttcacccactgaggccagggattgaaccctggtcctcgtggatactagttgggttcattaatctcTGAGCCAGGATGGGTACTCCGTACTTGAGCTACATCTAATTGGAGGTGAGGGAAAAGGAAGTGCAAAAGTCATGGCTCCTAACCCAGCTGGCTTGAGCACAACCGTTTGCAGAGATGCAAGAGCCAGGAGAAAGCATAAGTTGTAGGAGAAAAGGCATATCCTCTTTGGTCCAGAAAGACAGCCACTCTCTCATCGGGAAGTGAAGAAAGGCAGTAAGGATGccaaatttctttccttccctcataGCACACGTCATCCTGGGCTGGCCTTGAAGATGTAAGCAGTCAGTACCTATCTCAGCAGATAGCCTTAGTAACATGAAGAGCATCTCTTGACAATGTGCTAACAATCATGTGATAAATAAGGAAGGTATCAGTCTCTAGAATAAATAGCTCCCACAGACTCTTGTGCCAAGGAGAAAATAGCTGTCCTTTGTAACTTATCCTTTTTCTCAGAGTACCTTGGCTTGCTTCCTTCATTAGCCTTTCCGAGTTTCACTGATGTTTCCAGCACCACCTTCTGCCATGACAGCTCCCAAAGGAAGTCGAACCCAGAAGATGAAGCTGCCCATTTTTACACGAAAGGGGACCCTGAAGGTACCCTCCCCCACAGAGGAGGACTGGTCTAAGGATGATGAAGAGGATTACATCTTCAAGGGTCCAGATCAAGAGCTGGATTCCTTACCTCAGCCTTATCGAATGATCAACAAGCTGGTGAACTATCTGTTTGACTGTTCATGGGAAATTATTGAGGAGAGGGACAAATCGAGGAAAGCTGAGCTCAGCCGGATCCAGCCCACCATCTACCCTCCACTGATGGAGAGCAAGGTATGGAGCAGCTGACCAAGAGCCCTTGTTTCTCAGTTGAGTGTTGATGCATGAAAGCATCTGATCTAGGGAAGGACTCCTACCAGGAACCCTCACTCAGTAAGACAGGTGCATAGTTGAAAGATGATGGGCCTGCTGATGCTGATTAAAATAGATTTAGTAAATGCCTGAGGTGGTTGTTCTGGTTCATTAAAGAGTATacagttatgggagttcctgttgtgatgtggcggaaacaaatctggtatccaagaggatgcaggtttgatccctggcctccctcagtgggtctgggatccagcattgttgtgagctgtggtgtaggttgcagacacagctcagatcccgtgttgccatggctgtggctgtggccggcagctgcagctctgattcaacccctagcctgggaacctctatatgccacacatgtagccctgaaaagaaaaaaaaaattatacagttttatcttttacatcctattgttattttaaaatcttcctgAGTATAATAATCACTCTCTTGCTGGATTGTTGGGAATCTGCCAGGGCATCAGCCATTGTTCTTTCTGCAGGGTTCTAGATGAATAAAACACAGAGAATGGGGTCACTGGTCCACTCAGCACAGGGCCCACAACCATACTTCATGTTGGGATTGAGCACTTTATTCTCAATCTCTTTGCTTTCTCTGGCCCTGTTCCCCTAAAAGTGGAATGCTCTGACTTTCTTGATGCTTGAGCAAGACAATTAGATGGGCACTGTGTTTAGGCATGATACCGTAAGTACAAAGGATTTACATCCCTCTTTGCAAAGTTAGCTCATATTACTTGCAGATGGTGATAACTGaaagccatttctttctttttttttttctttgtttttcttttctcagctcAACAAAATGCCACACTGCATGGCTCTTTCCCAAGACTATGTGTTTATTGGAGGAACCAAAGGATTCTCCATCTACAGTCTGTATAATGCTAAACGAGTCTATGCTTGGGAGAAACTTAAGGTTGATGTCACGTCCATCTGGGCCACAGATCTGGGAAGTGAAATACTCATTGCTCCTGTGGATGAAATGGGTATTTGTCCCTCATCTTCCTTTTTAGCCTAGTTTGCAGATATCGGTAGACTGGTGTTCAATTTAATCTCCTTTCCAGGCATGGGAGGCGCCAGACATGGAGAGTCCTCCATGGCCACACAGTATTAACTAATATCTGCAGGACAGTctggtgtgccaggcactgttctaacaATTCACATCCCATTTAACCCTCACGACAGCCCCTGGAGGTAAATAGAGTGTTTTTCAGAAGACTAGACAACCGAGGCATggaagttaaataacttactCGAGCCCACGCAGGAAATAAGGGACACAGGCAGGATTTGCAGCAGGCAGTATGGCCCTGGAGGCCACACCCTTTCTGGCACTTAGCAATCCAGCTGCTCAGATAAGCCAGAgttgctttattttctcttggcCTAAGGATGAGCCAGGCCTGAGGACCACAGTATAGAGAACTATGGACCATTCCTGGATCCTGTTTCTGCAGGAGAGTGGCTCCTCCAGTTGGCATTTTAGGAAGAACACCCTGATAGtgtttgaaaaagtaaaaaggagagGTTGAGAGACCAGGAAGAGCTAGTGCATCTGATGAGGGTAGGAATTACCAAAGTCTGAACCAAGGCGGGGgctgttaaaatgaaaagaaggagttcccgtcgtggcacagtggaaacgaatccgactaggaaccatgagattgcgggttcaatccctggccttgctcagtgggttaaggatccactgttgccgtgagctgtggtataggccacagacacagctcagatctcgcatagcatgggccagcagctgtagctctgattggacccctagcctgggaacctccacatgcctctgcTGTggcccaccccccaaaaaagcaaaataaataaataaataaaagataataacattaaaaaaagatagattTGCACTTATCACCCTGCATTATATCTAGTTGGTTACATATCTGTTTGAGTTTTGTGATGAATTTGAGAGCAGAAATTGTCTTGGTTGTCCCAGCACATTCATGGTCCTGGAGCAGATATACCATGAATGTTTATTGGGTTGAGTTAGACTTGTACCCACAGTGGGCCAAATGCCCCTACAAGGTCTGTATTATGGCTTTAGGGGCAGGTTATGAGTGTCTGGGAGGCACCCCAAGAAAGAGGCAAGAAATCATGGTGGGTGATGATCATATACTGGAGCCCTTAGGTTAGATGGGAATTAGAATGACAGAATTACTTAttgaggagttctggttgtggcgcagtggaaagtagtatctatgagaatgctggttcaatccctggctcgctcagtgggttaaagatccagcattgctgtgaactatggtgtaggtcatagatgccgctcagatcccaagtggctgtggctgtggcgtaggccagcagctgtagctccgatttgacccctagccctggaacttccatatgctgagggtgcaggcctgaaaaaaaaaaaaaaaaaaaatcaaacaaacagattacttattgaataaaaaaaaaataaccgcATAAGGAGCTTTTTGGGGTTTGAGAGATGAGGCACATAGAAGAGTAAGATATGATCCTTTCCCTTGAGAATCTGTACATTTGCAGGAGGAATAAAAGACTCAGGAAGCAGCTGGCAAACAATGGGAAATGCTGCTGGAGGAGATGCTAAAGCAGGTGGATAGAAGTCATGGAGATTGGTGTGGCCAAAGTGCTTACATGAGGATTCTAGAAGAGGTGGGGCCGGGGTGGACAGAGAGGACTGGGGAGGGAGAATAATTTGAACATTTCAAGTAAGAGGTAGAAACAAGGAGAACAAGGTGCTCCTGGGCAGTGGAGGGGCCAGGGAAGAAGCCTAACATTGCATGAACTTAGAATGGTATTTCAGAAAGTCAAATATAAAATTCCAGtttttggagttgccattgtggcacagaggaaacaaatctgactgggaaccatgaggtgtcaggttctatccctggcctcgcttagtggattaaggacctggtgttgctgtgaactgtggtgtaggtcgaaaacatggcttggctcccacattgctgtggctgtggtataggctgcagctgtagctctgattggacccctagcctggggaatctccatatgctgcgggtgtggccctaaaaagaaaaaaaaaaaattccagtttttcTTTAGCTCAACTGTCGGTCTTcattcttacttatttttctgtttcaggtATCATtagactgttttatttttataaggatGGTCTTTATCTCATCAAAGCCATCAATGAAGTGGTAAGCTCCTGTTCTTTTATCTATAGCTGGGCCCAAACTGTAGTAAATCATGTTCATTTCGACATGGAGATCAATGACAACCATTCTAGagtaaagagaaacagagacCTCCCTGGCCCGAAAGCCTTCTCCAAATAGCCAATTAAAAGATCCCTCAGTATCAGAGGGTACATGCTGGATGCCTTGGATTTACTTATCTTGTTGTCAACAGAAGAAAATTACCAAGGAGCTCCAGATTGAGTACCAGACCAACATATCTAATAACTACTCACAAGTCCCTGAATTTTCGGCTGCGCCTCACATCCAGTTCCTTTGtctgtgctgttccctctgcctagaatgctcttccTTGTCTCCCTACTTACTATGTGTGCCCCTTAAATGTCTCTCATTCTTTAAAActagctcagggagttcctgttgtagctcagtggtaatgaacctggatagtatccctgaggatgcaggttcaatccctgacttcactcagtgggtcggagatccggcgctgtggtgagctgtggtgtaggtcacagatgtggcttagatcctgagttgctgtggctgcggtgtaggcaggcagctgcagctccaatttgacccttagcctgggaacttccatatgccacacatgtggccctaaaaagcaaaaaaccaaaacccagctCAGATATCTCCTCTAAGATACTTTCCCTGATTGACCCAAGAGGAGCTAATCTCTTCGTTCTCTGTGCCACCAGCATGTAGGACAGAATTGCTATCACAGTTTTCTCCACTTTCTGTACTTAGCTGTTTGTATGACTGCTTCTTTTCCTGGATGTAAGTTCCTCCAGGGCAGGAGACATGCCTTACTCACCTGTGTTTTTCTGGTTCTTAATACATTGCCTATGTACTATAGGTTCTTAGAAAGTGTTTTTTGAATTAGTGAATCCAAAAAAGGAAGGTATTGCTCAGAGTATATTTTTAATCGGAgtttgttttgtaaaaaaatgttattgatgaGTATCAAAGAAATTCAGTGGGGAAAGagtattttcaacaaataatgctgGAATGCTAGATAAACAAATGGGGGGATGCATCTCAGCCCTATttcatactatatataaaaattaatttgagatggATTATAGGCCTAAATGTAAAGGCTAAAAACATTATCCTtcttgaggaaaatatttttctaaacttgGGGCAGAGATTTCTTAGGACATAAAAAGCactaaacataaaagaaaaaaaacactgaaattggACTTATCAAAATTAGAAACTTCTCATTCtgcacaccatatacaaaaatcaacctAAAATGAATCATATATCTCTacgaaaaatctaaaattataaaacttctagggagttcccgtcgtggcacagcagaaatggatctgactaggaaccatgagattgcgtgttggatccctggcctcgctcagtgagttaaggatccagtgttgccatgagctgtggtgtaggttgcagacgcagctcagatctggcgttgctgcggctgtggtgtaggccggcagctacagctgcaattagacccctagcctgggaacctccatatgccatgggtgtggctctaaaaagacaaaaatagataaataaataaataaaataaaacttctagaagaaaacataggagaaagtctttgtgaccttggggtaggcaaggatttttttaaactataacaCCCAAAACGCAGTCCATAACAAGAATAAAACTGATatattagacttcatcaaaattaaaaacttctcttCTGCAAAAGACACTGTTAAAAGAATAACAAGGCAAGCCATAGACTGGGAGCAAATACTTGCAAATAACATCTGTGATAAAGGATTTGTATCCAGAAGTTATAAAGAACTCCCCAAACTCAAAACTCAAAactaagaaaacaacccaatatTTAAGAACGAGTcaagattttggaaaaaaaaaaaaaaaaaaaaaaaggacaattcaccaaagaatatatatggaaGATAAATAAGATGTTCACcaccattagtcattagggaaatgcaaattgaaatcaCAAGCTATCATTGCACGTGTGTTTGAATACCGAAAACCAAAAAGACTGAACATACCAAGTGTTGGCAGAGATATGGAGCATCTGGAACTCTTGTACACTCCTGCTGGTGAAGCATGGCACTACAACCACTTTGGcaagtttttttggttgttgtttgttttttgttttttgagtcaAGGAATtctccag from Sus scrofa isolate TJ Tabasco breed Duroc chromosome 7, Sscrofa11.1, whole genome shotgun sequence encodes:
- the WDR93 gene encoding WD repeat-containing protein 93 isoform X2, whose translation is MFPAPPSAMTAPKGSRTQKMKLPIFTRKGTLKVPSPTEEDWSKDDEEDYIFKGPDQELDSLPQPYRMINKLVNYLFDCSWEIIEERDKSRKAELSRIQPTIYPPLMESKLNKMPHCMALSQDYVFIGGTKGFSIYSLYNAKRVYAWEKLKVDVTSIWATDLGSEILIAPVDEMGIIRLFYFYKDGLYLIKAINEVDDTSKQTTCVKMEVSEGGDFAAFLLQGAGDIWLDVYKLPKESWLKEVEHPQFALNPKKRVRQLQLDTLDPMTADNLEMVLHLKLPWRSLPR
- the WDR93 gene encoding WD repeat-containing protein 93 isoform X3, which produces MFPAPPSAMTAPKGSRTQKMKLPIFTRKGTLKVPSPTEEDWSKDDEEDYIFKGPDQELDSLPQPYRMINKLVNYLFDCSWEIIEERDKSRKAELSRIQPTIYPPLMESKLNKMPHCMALSQDYVFIGGTKGFSIYSLYNAKRVYAWEKLKVDVTSIWATDLGSEILIAPVDEMGIIRLFYFYKDGLYLIKAINEVEPEIFGWTCINCLRSLGSRKWSTPNSP